One Gimesia aquarii DNA segment encodes these proteins:
- a CDS encoding DUF1549 domain-containing protein produces the protein MHFPRHSTIAVILFLVLCFHQTYAVEVNEPITAKTPEQIAVEGLRGFYTNLQKHKDGTVRLVRLSKPHVKLEVLEHLEQFRKLDYLAIICPHIGDEGLSHIQHLTNLDTLMLSESAVGDHGLSYLKQLNKLERLELNKTKISDEGLAHLSHLDQLKVLSLKNTNITDAGLKRLTGLKNLEVLLLSGTKVSDAGFGILASLKKLKILYLARTQVKGKQLATLTDLPQLEYLVLNRNVLDKQCVQTLVKMPKLKGLELKHTGLPGDSINQLTRSLTKTNVFSDVSTVIKDETSSLVFMKSDSLNLKPILSPIQDRIRANETLQPGFQRHVIPLLGRLGCNSRNCHGSFQGRGGFQLSMFGYDFKLDHDNLLKRIDKKVPDQSLILNKPTSEDEHEGGLRLPPGGWEQKLLREWIASGAKSVVENAPQFVRLDVTPKQVVFSKKGEMTSIKAIAVWSDGTREDVTCLTRFESKDDSVAEVTAEGKIHAKGTGDTYVISYYDNGIFSTQVILPVEKKQKDDYPVVPTPTEIDRHVVNKLKKLGIQPSGLCTDDEFLRRVSLDITATLPSPDEIREFLNDKTPDKRSQKIEELLKQPAYVAWWSMKLCDLTGSNAGYLGGTEMAQPVVSQWNAWIKRRVEDNIGWNQIVSGIILGTSRLPGETYDEFMVRQSEFTSVKDRKDFTALNNSMPHYWARSNMSVPSDKALAFGYTFLGMRLDCAQCHKHPFDEWSKQDFQLFTEFFTRIKFGTPADAKVLHEQTRNMLGVPVKLNTAALRRQSYLRIAAEGRPIPWREVYIEAAKGDKQIAKLLGGQKMDISKNSDPRQLLMHWMLNEPNRYFAKAFVNRIWAHYFNVGIINPPDDLNQANPPSNKALLDYLVKGFVDSGYNMKWLHRTITNSRTYQLSWRPNDTNRKDTRNFSHAVLRRLPAEVAIDAILKATADQKTASQFSSKIDQRKISQHPRSYQARAIDFSLLVFGKPLRTTNCDCERQNEPTLLQSLYVRNDEEMLSHLTRSNGWLSELKNRSSEQADLDALVSEAYLRTLSRLPDKIEMKESQLHLKSTKTLHEGMHDLMWALLNTQEFITNH, from the coding sequence ATGCATTTCCCGCGACATTCAACCATTGCAGTAATTCTTTTCTTGGTCCTTTGCTTTCACCAAACTTATGCAGTTGAGGTTAACGAGCCAATCACTGCAAAGACACCCGAGCAGATCGCAGTTGAAGGGCTACGTGGTTTTTATACAAATCTACAGAAGCATAAAGACGGCACTGTACGACTTGTACGTTTGAGTAAACCACATGTAAAACTTGAAGTATTGGAGCATCTCGAGCAATTTCGAAAGCTCGATTATCTTGCGATTATCTGTCCTCACATTGGCGATGAAGGGCTGTCACACATTCAGCATCTGACCAACCTCGACACCCTGATGCTTTCCGAATCTGCAGTTGGTGATCATGGACTCTCATACCTAAAGCAACTCAACAAATTGGAACGGCTTGAGCTCAATAAGACAAAAATTTCTGATGAGGGATTGGCTCACCTTTCACATCTTGATCAACTCAAAGTACTTTCTTTGAAAAATACGAATATTACCGATGCAGGTTTGAAACGCCTCACCGGTTTAAAGAATCTCGAAGTACTCTTGCTTTCCGGGACGAAGGTGAGTGATGCGGGTTTCGGAATTTTAGCAAGTCTGAAAAAACTGAAAATATTGTATCTCGCTCGCACCCAAGTCAAAGGAAAGCAGCTTGCTACGCTTACTGACTTACCACAACTTGAATATTTGGTTCTGAATCGAAACGTGCTAGACAAGCAGTGTGTGCAAACACTTGTCAAAATGCCTAAGTTGAAAGGCTTGGAGTTGAAACACACGGGACTCCCTGGTGATTCGATCAATCAACTCACGAGAAGCTTAACAAAGACCAATGTCTTTTCTGATGTCTCTACTGTAATAAAAGATGAAACTTCTTCCCTTGTGTTCATGAAATCGGATTCTCTGAATCTGAAACCGATATTGAGCCCGATTCAGGATCGGATTCGTGCGAATGAAACACTGCAGCCTGGTTTTCAGAGGCATGTCATTCCACTGTTAGGCAGATTGGGTTGCAATAGCCGCAATTGTCATGGCTCATTTCAAGGGCGTGGTGGATTTCAACTATCGATGTTTGGATATGACTTTAAATTGGATCACGATAATTTGCTAAAACGTATTGATAAAAAAGTACCAGACCAAAGTTTGATCCTGAATAAACCAACCTCCGAAGATGAACACGAAGGAGGACTTCGTTTACCACCTGGTGGCTGGGAACAAAAACTGTTGCGTGAGTGGATTGCCAGTGGTGCGAAATCTGTAGTCGAAAATGCTCCCCAGTTTGTACGCTTGGATGTAACGCCCAAGCAAGTTGTGTTTTCGAAAAAAGGGGAGATGACTTCGATTAAGGCGATTGCAGTCTGGTCAGATGGTACGCGGGAAGATGTGACTTGTTTGACACGATTCGAGTCAAAAGATGATAGCGTCGCCGAGGTAACAGCTGAAGGGAAAATCCATGCCAAAGGGACCGGCGATACCTATGTGATTTCCTATTATGACAATGGGATTTTTTCGACTCAGGTCATATTGCCTGTTGAGAAAAAGCAAAAAGATGATTACCCCGTTGTTCCGACGCCAACTGAGATTGATCGACATGTAGTTAATAAACTGAAAAAACTGGGCATCCAACCATCAGGCTTGTGCACTGATGATGAATTTTTGCGACGAGTCAGTCTTGATATTACAGCCACCTTGCCTTCACCAGATGAGATTCGAGAGTTTCTTAACGATAAGACACCTGACAAACGCAGTCAAAAGATTGAGGAATTGCTCAAGCAACCTGCTTACGTTGCCTGGTGGAGTATGAAACTCTGTGACCTAACAGGGAGTAATGCGGGCTATCTGGGTGGGACTGAAATGGCTCAGCCTGTGGTCAGTCAATGGAATGCCTGGATCAAGCGTCGAGTTGAAGACAATATTGGATGGAATCAAATCGTTTCGGGTATCATTTTAGGCACAAGTCGTTTACCAGGGGAAACCTATGATGAATTCATGGTTAGACAGAGTGAATTCACGAGTGTCAAAGATCGAAAGGACTTCACGGCACTTAATAACAGTATGCCTCATTACTGGGCGCGGAGTAATATGTCAGTTCCCTCTGATAAGGCATTAGCTTTCGGTTACACCTTCCTGGGAATGCGTCTTGATTGTGCTCAATGTCACAAACATCCGTTTGATGAATGGTCGAAACAAGACTTTCAACTTTTTACCGAGTTTTTTACACGGATTAAATTTGGTACTCCTGCTGATGCGAAAGTCTTGCATGAACAGACACGTAATATGTTGGGAGTTCCTGTCAAATTGAATACCGCTGCATTACGGAGGCAGAGTTATTTGCGGATCGCAGCAGAAGGACGTCCCATTCCCTGGAGAGAAGTCTACATCGAAGCAGCCAAGGGGGACAAGCAAATTGCGAAATTGCTTGGAGGCCAGAAGATGGATATCAGCAAAAATTCTGATCCGCGTCAATTATTGATGCATTGGATGTTGAATGAACCAAACCGTTATTTTGCGAAAGCGTTTGTAAATCGCATTTGGGCTCATTATTTCAATGTGGGCATTATTAATCCTCCTGATGATTTGAATCAAGCCAATCCACCCAGCAATAAGGCATTGCTGGATTATCTGGTCAAGGGATTTGTAGATAGCGGGTATAATATGAAATGGCTGCATCGTACGATTACTAATAGTCGAACTTATCAATTGAGCTGGCGCCCTAATGATACGAATCGCAAAGACACTCGTAATTTCAGTCATGCCGTTTTGAGGCGTTTGCCCGCGGAAGTTGCCATTGATGCGATTCTGAAAGCGACAGCAGATCAAAAGACGGCAAGCCAGTTTTCCAGTAAAATAGATCAACGGAAAATTTCACAACACCCAAGGTCTTATCAGGCCAGGGCCATTGACTTTTCACTGTTAGTTTTCGGAAAACCGTTACGAACAACGAACTGTGACTGTGAACGACAGAATGAACCAACACTGTTGCAGTCATTGTATGTGCGTAACGATGAAGAAATGTTGAGTCACTTAACTCGATCCAATGGTTGGCTGAGTGAATTGAAAAATCGAAGTTCTGAGCAGGCTGATTTAGATGCTCTCGTTTCAGAAGCCTATTTAAGAACGCTTTCTCGACTTCCTGATAAGATAGAAATGAAAGAAAGCCAACTTCATTTAAAGTCGACAAAGACGCTGCATGAGGGTATGCATGATTTAATGTGGGCGCTATTGAACACACAGGAATTTATTACTAATCATTAA
- a CDS encoding DUF1501 domain-containing protein yields the protein MKHCDKITRRNVLQAGFLGGLGLSLSNFLNLSALNAETTGKKSSKADSVLFLNLAGGVSHLDTLDRKPEAPVETQGEFKSIQTCIPGHSVCEYMPKYAAMADQFTLIRGISHSAGAHPQGQSWISTGNRPVPALIYPSLGSVVSKEISSKPDLPGYVAIPKTEWNAGYMGDAYAPFKTNTVPRPGQPFQVRGISLPDGLTIEKVNQRQQLLSKLDRRFKEDSTESQLLEALDKFGSQAYNMITSKRARAAFDVERESSKIRGLFGTDEFSQSVFLGCRLIEYGVPFVTATYQGWDTHTENFAGHRRLLPPLDVGITAGLKMLKQKGLLERTLVVIMGEFGRTPKINVNAGRDHYPRANWCLMTGGGIKPGQFIGGTNKAGDAPDDKTNIKPDDIAATIYHALGIDPLMEYYTNTGRPTMLVPHGRIMRELFA from the coding sequence ATGAAACACTGCGACAAAATCACGAGACGGAATGTGTTACAAGCGGGGTTTCTGGGGGGGCTTGGGCTCTCACTTTCTAATTTCCTCAACTTGTCAGCATTGAATGCGGAAACGACTGGAAAGAAATCTTCGAAAGCGGATTCAGTCTTATTTTTGAATCTTGCAGGGGGAGTTTCTCACCTCGATACGCTTGATAGAAAACCGGAAGCCCCCGTCGAAACTCAAGGTGAGTTTAAGTCGATTCAAACTTGTATTCCTGGCCACAGTGTATGTGAATATATGCCAAAGTATGCAGCAATGGCTGATCAATTTACGTTGATTCGTGGGATTTCACATTCTGCGGGGGCCCATCCTCAAGGCCAATCCTGGATCTCAACTGGTAATCGTCCCGTACCTGCTTTGATTTATCCCTCTTTGGGATCTGTAGTCAGTAAAGAGATTTCGAGTAAACCTGATTTACCAGGATATGTAGCAATACCCAAAACAGAGTGGAATGCCGGTTATATGGGGGATGCGTATGCTCCGTTCAAAACGAATACCGTTCCCCGTCCGGGACAACCATTTCAAGTAAGAGGTATTTCTTTGCCTGACGGTTTAACAATTGAGAAAGTAAATCAACGACAGCAGTTGCTCAGCAAGTTAGACCGTCGATTTAAAGAGGACTCTACTGAGAGTCAATTATTGGAAGCGTTAGATAAATTTGGGTCTCAAGCCTATAACATGATAACATCAAAACGAGCGCGTGCTGCCTTTGATGTTGAGCGGGAATCATCAAAGATCCGTGGGTTATTTGGTACTGATGAGTTCAGTCAATCCGTATTTCTTGGCTGTCGTTTGATTGAATATGGTGTTCCCTTTGTAACAGCAACGTACCAAGGCTGGGACACACACACCGAAAATTTTGCTGGTCATCGAAGATTGTTACCGCCCCTCGATGTGGGGATCACAGCCGGTTTGAAAATGTTAAAGCAAAAGGGATTATTGGAGAGGACGCTGGTTGTCATTATGGGGGAATTTGGTCGTACTCCCAAAATTAATGTGAACGCGGGGCGTGATCATTATCCTCGTGCGAATTGGTGTTTAATGACTGGCGGAGGAATTAAGCCTGGACAGTTTATTGGTGGTACGAATAAAGCCGGTGATGCGCCTGATGATAAAACAAATATTAAACCAGATGATATCGCCGCAACCATTTATCACGCTTTGGGCATCGATCCACTTATGGAATACTATACCAATACCGGACGTCCAACGATGCTGGTTCCACATGGCCGCATCATGCGTGAACTGTTTGCCTAA
- a CDS encoding sulfatase — MKYLVAIMLCFFFFPLLTKAEERAVKPNIVLIMADDLGYGDLSCYGSVNCQTPNLDRLAAKGMRFTDFHSSGTVCSPTRAGLLTGRYQQRAGIDGVVYADPQKNRHHGLQKNEVTLGQCLQAAGYRTGMFGKWHLGYQRQYNPTFRGFQKFVGYVSGNVDYFAHLDGTGVFDWWHNAKLNRSEQGYVTHLITDHAVDFIRQQKDEPFFIYIAHEAVHYPYQGPNDKPIRKEGVGDIKSAKRKDVTNAYREMNTEMDRGIGKVMSVLDELELTENTFVFFLSDNGANNKGSNGKLRGFKGSVWEGGHRVPGIAFWPGHIPAGSVCDETVISIDLMPTILELAQTTVPASHQLDGVSLINLLTKQQRLKPRKIFWDYRERYAVRQGSWKLVLNQNRQTPVELFDLQTDLSETNNLAKQNPEKVQQMKRALNLWKKEMNQTATSQPEKK, encoded by the coding sequence ATGAAATATCTCGTGGCTATTATGCTCTGCTTTTTCTTCTTTCCCCTTTTGACAAAAGCAGAGGAGAGAGCAGTTAAACCGAATATTGTGCTCATTATGGCAGACGATTTGGGGTATGGTGATTTGAGTTGCTACGGCAGTGTTAATTGTCAAACTCCTAATCTTGATCGTTTAGCTGCCAAAGGGATGCGATTTACAGATTTTCATTCGAGTGGAACTGTTTGCAGTCCTACGCGCGCTGGTCTCTTAACGGGTCGTTATCAGCAACGTGCTGGTATTGATGGAGTGGTTTATGCAGATCCCCAAAAAAATCGACATCATGGACTGCAAAAAAATGAAGTCACTTTGGGGCAATGTTTACAGGCTGCTGGCTATCGAACGGGCATGTTTGGTAAATGGCACTTAGGGTATCAGAGGCAATACAATCCGACATTTCGAGGCTTCCAAAAATTTGTGGGTTATGTGAGTGGAAATGTAGACTACTTTGCACATCTGGATGGAACTGGTGTCTTTGACTGGTGGCACAATGCGAAATTGAATCGATCGGAACAGGGGTATGTGACCCACTTAATTACAGACCATGCGGTTGACTTTATCCGTCAACAAAAGGACGAACCATTTTTTATCTATATTGCTCATGAAGCAGTACATTATCCCTATCAGGGACCAAATGATAAACCAATACGAAAAGAAGGCGTTGGAGATATTAAATCAGCCAAACGAAAAGATGTAACTAATGCCTATCGAGAAATGAATACAGAAATGGACCGAGGAATTGGTAAGGTGATGTCAGTGCTGGATGAACTAGAACTGACTGAAAATACCTTTGTATTTTTTCTGTCCGATAATGGTGCAAATAATAAAGGATCTAATGGAAAATTACGCGGGTTCAAAGGTAGTGTGTGGGAAGGGGGGCATCGTGTTCCCGGGATTGCTTTTTGGCCTGGCCATATCCCAGCGGGAAGTGTTTGTGACGAAACTGTGATTAGTATTGATCTGATGCCTACAATTTTAGAGTTGGCACAAACGACTGTCCCCGCTTCTCATCAATTAGACGGTGTCAGTCTGATAAATTTATTGACCAAACAGCAACGACTAAAGCCACGAAAAATATTTTGGGACTACCGTGAACGTTATGCAGTCAGACAAGGGTCTTGGAAGCTTGTATTGAATCAGAACCGTCAAACACCTGTCGAATTGTTTGACCTTCAAACAGATCTCTCTGAAACAAATAATCTGGCGAAACAGAATCCTGAGAAAGTACAACAAATGAAGAGGGCACTTAATCTCTGGAAAAAAGAGATGAATCAAACAGCTACATCACAACCTGAAAAAAAATAA
- a CDS encoding neutral/alkaline non-lysosomal ceramidase N-terminal domain-containing protein, producing MFRLMLLLIFLLPLNLNAAENTGNSLRAGAAKVNINPRNFPVSMTGSFQDRQAKSAHDPLHARALVLRNRQTSIAFVVCDICLISRDIFDAAKKEASLKTGIPTSHMLTSATHTHTAPTSVPLAQCNPNPEYVQFLTESIARAIIDAHARLAPAKIAWTSAQEPGEVNNRRWYVKAEGLQTNPFGKKTDKVRTNPPRGSDLLIKPAGPIDPEIAILSLQHADGRPLALLANYSLHYVGGIPPNQLSADYFGEFARQIKKRLGGDDTFIGIMSNGTSGDINNYNFKKPRPRGAAFERVFAVASIIADRAYQAVKGLKYHSDISLQMQERTIDLAIRKPTPEEVTYASKLLSEAKNIQRLTTKEVYAQETIRIDQGPDNVNLKLQVLRIDELGIVAIPCEVFVEIGLDIKQKSPLKPTFIIGLANGYNGYLPTPEQHILQGYETWRSGWSYLETDASKKIEKQIIMMLKQISD from the coding sequence ATGTTTCGACTAATGCTACTGCTGATTTTCTTATTACCTTTGAACTTGAATGCAGCAGAGAATACTGGGAATTCACTTCGGGCAGGAGCTGCAAAAGTAAATATTAATCCTCGGAACTTTCCGGTTTCTATGACTGGAAGTTTTCAAGATCGCCAGGCAAAATCGGCTCATGATCCCCTGCATGCACGTGCTCTGGTGTTGAGAAATAGGCAAACCAGTATTGCGTTTGTAGTGTGTGATATTTGTTTGATTTCACGTGATATTTTCGATGCTGCCAAAAAAGAAGCATCGTTGAAAACAGGTATTCCGACCAGTCACATGCTGACATCTGCAACACATACACATACTGCACCCACTTCAGTACCGCTAGCACAATGTAATCCGAATCCGGAATATGTACAATTTCTAACCGAAAGTATTGCTCGAGCAATTATCGACGCGCATGCGCGACTTGCACCTGCCAAAATCGCTTGGACTTCGGCTCAAGAACCTGGAGAAGTGAATAACCGTCGTTGGTATGTGAAAGCGGAGGGACTTCAAACTAATCCGTTTGGAAAAAAAACTGACAAGGTGCGGACGAACCCTCCCAGGGGAAGTGACCTGTTGATTAAACCGGCAGGCCCAATCGATCCCGAGATTGCAATCCTCTCGTTACAACATGCAGATGGGCGTCCACTGGCACTTTTAGCCAACTATTCGTTGCATTATGTAGGCGGAATTCCTCCTAATCAACTTTCGGCAGATTACTTTGGTGAGTTTGCAAGACAGATAAAAAAACGACTCGGTGGAGATGATACGTTCATTGGAATTATGTCGAATGGGACCAGTGGTGATATCAATAACTATAATTTCAAAAAACCACGACCTCGGGGGGCCGCATTTGAGCGGGTATTTGCAGTTGCATCAATCATTGCCGACCGTGCATATCAGGCTGTCAAAGGTCTCAAGTACCATAGTGATATTTCATTACAAATGCAGGAGCGAACAATTGACTTGGCAATCCGAAAACCGACTCCAGAAGAAGTGACGTACGCCAGCAAACTCCTATCTGAAGCGAAAAACATCCAAAGGCTAACGACAAAGGAAGTCTATGCCCAAGAGACAATCCGCATAGATCAAGGTCCTGACAACGTGAATCTCAAGCTTCAGGTTTTGCGAATTGATGAGTTGGGGATTGTGGCAATTCCATGCGAAGTATTTGTAGAAATTGGTCTGGATATCAAACAGAAGAGTCCACTTAAGCCAACCTTTATTATTGGTCTGGCCAATGGTTATAACGGTTATTTGCCAACGCCGGAACAACATATACTGCAAGGTTATGAAACCTGGCGTTCGGGATGGAGTTACTTGGAAACTGATGCTTCGAAAAAAATTGAAAAACAGATTATAATGATGCTCAAGCAGATCAGTGATTAA
- a CDS encoding DUF1080 domain-containing protein, with protein MKRLWIAFGLVGICIFHASQVGCAEDPNQLTKQEKLQGFKSLFNGKDLKGWKHSGNWRVEEGVISRGGKGGSLVYQTRPMPDDFELVFEWKVADGSNSGVYYRPGQYEYQILDNAKHPDGKNPRTSAASIYFCMPPSHDATRPVGQWNKGRIKCKGTVIQHWLNGEKVIDLDYTDPRYAWQVGLLANRGGDLADRGANLSLQDHGDPVWYRGVKMRMIPKDEKLDRSSIKPAKVSDTAMAAEQRKLQRIMENRARQKQKK; from the coding sequence ATGAAAAGATTATGGATTGCTTTTGGGCTTGTAGGAATTTGTATCTTTCACGCGAGTCAAGTGGGTTGTGCTGAAGATCCTAATCAATTAACGAAACAGGAAAAACTACAGGGCTTTAAATCGCTCTTTAATGGAAAAGATTTGAAGGGATGGAAACATAGTGGGAATTGGAGAGTGGAAGAGGGAGTAATTAGTCGTGGAGGAAAAGGTGGCAGTCTTGTTTATCAAACACGACCCATGCCCGATGACTTTGAACTCGTGTTTGAATGGAAAGTAGCGGATGGTAGTAATAGCGGTGTCTATTATCGTCCCGGGCAATATGAGTATCAGATCCTTGATAATGCGAAGCATCCAGATGGTAAAAATCCACGTACTAGTGCCGCCTCTATTTATTTCTGTATGCCGCCTTCACATGACGCCACAAGGCCGGTTGGGCAGTGGAACAAAGGGCGGATTAAGTGTAAAGGAACTGTTATTCAACATTGGTTGAATGGTGAGAAAGTTATCGACTTGGATTACACTGATCCTCGTTACGCATGGCAGGTCGGGCTCTTGGCAAATCGAGGAGGAGACCTTGCTGATCGGGGAGCAAACTTATCTCTGCAAGATCATGGTGACCCGGTTTGGTATCGAGGAGTCAAAATGAGGATGATTCCGAAAGATGAAAAATTAGATCGATCTTCAATTAAACCAGCTAAAGTTTCAGATACAGCAATGGCAGCAGAGCAACGTAAATTGCAGCGTATCATGGAAAACCGCGCAAGACAAAAACAGAAAAAGTGA
- a CDS encoding nucleoside hydrolase: protein MLVSFYILMTAKFVNSAEPVRVIFDTDISGDVDDVLALAMIHTLADRGECELLAVTISKINPLTGPFTDAVNTFYGRNEIPIGVTLQAQHRQSKYLNLIHKRDNNQLRYPHDVKSNKDLPNAVKLLRKTLALEKNQSVVIIQVGLAANLADLIESKPDEFSPLTGVELIRSKVRLASVMAGAFESINGNERYLEANVRNGIHSMQRFAKLWPEEVPVIWSGFEIGVAVPYPRESIARDFEYMKHHIVRESYLLHSGPEHDRPCWDLTSVLYAIRPQENYFNLSKSGRVSVSDDGFTKFQSEKDGRDRFLKMNAVQAIRVREVLRDLVSQPPLKRAP, encoded by the coding sequence ATGCTTGTAAGTTTTTATATTCTGATGACCGCAAAATTTGTTAATTCTGCCGAGCCTGTCCGCGTTATTTTCGATACAGATATTTCAGGTGATGTGGATGATGTGCTTGCATTAGCAATGATTCATACTCTGGCAGATCGAGGAGAGTGTGAATTGTTGGCAGTTACGATTTCAAAGATTAATCCTCTGACGGGGCCATTTACCGATGCTGTAAATACTTTCTATGGGAGGAATGAGATTCCGATTGGTGTTACACTTCAAGCTCAACATCGTCAAAGCAAATATTTGAATTTGATTCATAAGAGAGATAACAATCAGCTGCGTTATCCACATGATGTTAAATCTAACAAGGATCTTCCTAATGCTGTTAAATTACTGAGGAAGACGCTCGCCTTGGAAAAAAATCAATCGGTGGTGATTATTCAGGTAGGATTAGCAGCAAATCTGGCTGATCTTATAGAATCCAAACCAGATGAATTCAGTCCACTCACCGGTGTGGAATTGATCCGTAGTAAAGTACGGCTGGCCTCAGTAATGGCGGGGGCGTTTGAGTCCATTAACGGCAACGAACGCTATCTTGAAGCAAATGTTCGTAATGGGATTCACTCGATGCAACGATTTGCAAAATTATGGCCTGAAGAGGTCCCTGTTATTTGGAGTGGCTTTGAAATTGGTGTCGCTGTCCCTTATCCACGAGAGAGTATCGCGAGAGATTTTGAGTATATGAAACATCACATCGTGCGTGAATCCTATTTACTGCATAGTGGACCTGAACATGATCGGCCCTGTTGGGATTTGACGAGTGTTCTTTATGCGATTCGTCCGCAAGAGAATTACTTTAACCTATCAAAATCCGGGCGAGTAAGTGTTTCAGATGATGGATTTACAAAATTTCAATCTGAAAAGGATGGCCGTGATCGTTTTTTGAAAATGAATGCAGTCCAGGCAATACGAGTTCGAGAAGTTTTACGTGATTTAGTAAGCCAACCACCTTTGAAAAGAGCACCATAA
- a CDS encoding response regulator translates to MKILIVDEIGFIRQSLNQKLTYHGFGTLTAESGEEALAILKSDFSIDTVITSLFLPSMNAIDLYKEAARIERFDDEGVSPPLHFYLTVTREHGTSSPKMKGLTREALALGFRDLFVKPIDTEMLVSKLMNSMPDSEIEEHQSKLDERELTSDPSTNDKKTKNRIDGLVVVQNSLHALKKEMCHSIDALLDEVAKSVSD, encoded by the coding sequence ATGAAAATACTAATCGTCGATGAAATCGGATTCATACGACAGAGTTTGAACCAGAAATTGACTTACCATGGTTTTGGTACATTAACTGCAGAAAGTGGGGAAGAAGCACTCGCCATCTTAAAATCAGATTTTTCGATCGACACCGTCATAACCAGTCTTTTTCTACCTTCAATGAATGCGATTGATTTGTATAAAGAAGCAGCAAGAATAGAGCGATTTGATGATGAAGGAGTTAGTCCACCGCTGCATTTTTATCTGACTGTTACAAGAGAACATGGTACATCATCTCCTAAGATGAAAGGCCTGACGCGAGAAGCACTTGCACTTGGTTTTAGAGATCTCTTTGTAAAACCAATCGATACAGAAATGCTAGTCAGTAAGTTAATGAACTCTATGCCAGACTCTGAAATTGAAGAGCATCAAAGTAAACTCGATGAACGAGAACTCACAAGCGACCCATCCACAAATGATAAAAAAACTAAAAATCGAATCGATGGATTGGTTGTAGTGCAAAATAGTTTGCATGCGTTGAAAAAAGAGATGTGTCATTCAATAGACGCTCTGTTAGACGAAGTCGCCAAGAGTGTCAGTGACTAA
- a CDS encoding response regulator transcription factor, with protein sequence MNDFVVYVIDDDPDVLDSIAFLLNTSGYQVKTFDSVRSFLESKEVVFTGCILIDLIMPEISGIEAMELFKKQNIHFPLIMMSAYGDIEKAVSAVKLGACDYLEKPFEKEKCIKAIEYAKSLLNTDEDDSENNGRVHLHLYNGLTRREKQVFHLIAEGHSGKQIASCMSISYRTMEKHKANVLNKLGISSATDIVHILYKIKDLPGYSKTDNDS encoded by the coding sequence ATGAACGATTTTGTTGTTTATGTAATTGATGATGATCCAGATGTCCTGGATTCTATTGCATTTCTACTAAACACTTCAGGTTATCAAGTCAAAACTTTTGACAGTGTTCGTTCATTTTTGGAATCTAAAGAAGTCGTGTTTACAGGTTGTATCCTAATCGACCTGATTATGCCTGAAATTTCTGGTATTGAAGCAATGGAGCTATTTAAAAAGCAAAACATTCATTTTCCTTTAATTATGATGAGTGCATATGGTGATATTGAAAAAGCGGTTTCCGCAGTAAAACTGGGAGCCTGTGATTATCTTGAAAAACCTTTCGAGAAAGAAAAATGTATCAAAGCCATCGAATACGCTAAATCACTTTTGAATACTGATGAAGACGATTCGGAAAATAATGGTCGAGTTCACCTGCATTTGTATAATGGTTTAACTCGTAGAGAGAAGCAGGTCTTTCATTTAATTGCTGAGGGGCATTCTGGTAAGCAAATTGCAAGCTGTATGTCGATCAGCTACCGGACTATGGAAAAGCATAAAGCGAATGTGTTAAACAAATTGGGGATCTCAAGTGCCACTGATATTGTACATATTTTGTACAAAATTAAAGACCTGCCGGGGTATTCGAAAACTGATAATGATTCATAG